The following DNA comes from Streptomyces sp. NBC_00690.
GGCCGGCAGGTTCAGTGCGAACCCGATGGCCGGGCCGAGCAGCGCCATCAGCGAGTAGGTCAGACCCGCCGAGACGAAGAGGCTGAGGATGGCGATCGCGGACAGGCCGCGGTAGTAAGCCACCAGATAGATGATGACCAGCGCGAGGCCAATGGCACCCGCGATCAGACCGGCCTTCAACTGCTCGCCACCGAGGGCAGCGCTCACCGTGGTGACGCTCTGTTCCTCGAAGCTCAGCGGCAGGGCACCGTAGGACAGGATGTTTCCGAGGTCCTGGGCTTCCTGCTGCTTGAAGCTGCCGGAGATCTCGGCGCTGGCGCTCAGCACCGTGTTGACCTGCGGGGCGGAGACGACCTCGCCGTCGAGGACGATCGCGAACTGGTTCTGCGGGGACTGCTGCGCCGACAGCTTGGTGGTGATCTTCTGGAACTTCTTGGCGCCGCCCTTGGTGAAGTCCATCGTGACGATCCAGATGCCACGCTGCTGGTCCATCTGACCCTTGGCGTCGTCGACGTCCTTGCCGTCGAGCTCCGCCGGGCCGAGCAGGTACTTCTCCCAGGTCTTGCCGCCGTCGTTGGAACCACAGGCGACCATGGGGTTCTCGGGCTTCGCGTCCTTGCCTGCATTGGCGCGGGACTTCTCGTCCATGCAGTTCAGCGCCGCGAACTCCTTGTCCAGCCCGCTCGTCTCCGGGGTCTGGCCCGGAGTCGTGGCGGGGGCAGGGGGCTGCGAGGGGTCGGCAGCCTTGCCGGACGCGGTGGGGGACGGAGACGTCGTGGCGGGGGCCTTCAGGCCCTCGGTGACGGCCCGACCCTGAGCAGTGGCGCTGGGTGCCACCGACGCGGCGGGGGAAGCCGGGTCCTTCTTCCCGTCCGTGGCCTTGTCCTTGCTGGACGCGGAGCTGGATGCGGAGGGCGTCGGGGCGGGCTGCTGCGGTGTGACTCCGCCTGCGGCGGCCGTCAGCACCGGGCGGAAGTAGAGCTGCGCGGTGGTACCGACCTGCTTGCGGGCCTGCTCGGAGTCCGTCCCCTTGGGGATGTTGACGATGATGTTCTCGCGGCCCTGGGTCTGGACCTCGGCCTCCGAGACACCGAGACCATTGACGCGGCGCTCGATGATGCCGACCGCCGTGTTCATGTTGGTCTCGTTGACCGCGCTCTCCTTGCCGGGCTCCGCCTCGGCCTTGAGCGTGATCGTCGTACCGCCCGCGAGGTCGATGCCCAGTCGGGGCGTGGTGTGCCCGGACACGAACATCCCGCCGGTCAGCGCGACCATGGCGATCAGGATCATTACCAGGGTGCGCACTGGCTTACCCTGGGCCCCCGCGGGCCTTCGGCCCCTGTTCGGTGCTGCCACCTTCTCGT
Coding sequences within:
- the secD gene encoding protein translocase subunit SecD; this translates as MAAPNRGRRPAGAQGKPVRTLVMILIAMVALTGGMFVSGHTTPRLGIDLAGGTTITLKAEAEPGKESAVNETNMNTAVGIIERRVNGLGVSEAEVQTQGRENIIVNIPKGTDSEQARKQVGTTAQLYFRPVLTAAAGGVTPQQPAPTPSASSSASSKDKATDGKKDPASPAASVAPSATAQGRAVTEGLKAPATTSPSPTASGKAADPSQPPAPATTPGQTPETSGLDKEFAALNCMDEKSRANAGKDAKPENPMVACGSNDGGKTWEKYLLGPAELDGKDVDDAKGQMDQQRGIWIVTMDFTKGGAKKFQKITTKLSAQQSPQNQFAIVLDGEVVSAPQVNTVLSASAEISGSFKQQEAQDLGNILSYGALPLSFEEQSVTTVSAALGGEQLKAGLIAGAIGLALVIIYLVAYYRGLSAIAILSLFVSAGLTYSLMALLGPAIGFALNLPAVCGAIVAIGITADSFIVYFERVRDEIREGRTLRPAVERAWPRARRTILVSDFVSFLAAAVLFVVTVGKVQGFAFTLGLTTLLDVVVVFFFTKPLMTLMAQTKFFGGGHPWSGLDPKRLGAKPPLRRSRRTSAPTEPKEA